The Ptychodera flava strain L36383 chromosome 3, AS_Pfla_20210202, whole genome shotgun sequence region GGATAAGTGTTGGCTGTTTTGCATTTATGAATATTAGGTTGTTTAAGGTAATCTCCGAACCTCTGAGTTATGACCAAGCACAGTCGAGTTGTCAGGGCAGAACGTTTAAACACTTCTAAACATTTACGAGTGTTCTAGCTTCTGTTCTTTAAATGATGAAAAGTTAAAAAGCAGGGGAGTATTTATCAGGTACTGAGGTTAGGTCATGACGCAAATATTTAGAGAGTAAACAAGAATGGCCTGTAAGCCATAACGATGTCATGTGAAATTGGCCAGGAAAGGTCTGATAGTAGTGTTTTAAATCTCCGCAGACAAGTGTACTCTTGTGTATGAATAAATGCAGGGTCTACGAATGATATCTATtcattgttttgtgttttcCGATACTTTACAGCACTTGAATATCGAAGAATCTTGATGTAATAAAGAAATAATGGCGACTGATCTTCTAACattgactcaaaaactgattcATAGTTACAACCATAGGCCGACTCAACAACCATTCAGAGCAAAAAATTATTGAACTGTTTAATTTAACAATTATCCGACACCTTTAGGCCTTAATGAGCAAATactaattttgtattgtaaaaacatTGTTGGTAGTTTTCTTATAAACTACCATTTATACAGAATCTACACTTTCTATGaagttcaaaaattattttttttgcagaCATGTATTTTTAACCTCCCACTTCGAGCAAAGCACATTTACTTACATTATTAAATATACATAAAGTACAGATATGGCTTGTTTTATAGGGGTAAAatttttaatagtttgcccaatagactccctTTATAAAATAGTTCTGGACAtgcactatatcggccacatgTCCACTTCTAGTAGTTGCAAATAAAGTGTGTCCCTCTAAAAAGGTATGTATGacatttcatgacccttcaaaaatgtttgCTCGAAAAAAGCGATCACCCCTctaaaaagaaaccaaaacacGACGGCCTTtctccctgtaatttctgtccagtccatGGAGAGTTCGAATTAAATCGGTGATTCACATTGTACTGGTAACAAGTTAGACAAACGAGTCGGATGCAAATTAAAGTTTCACCCtgtaatttctgtgcagtccaTGGAGAGTTCGAATTTAGTCGGTGATTGTTTGGGCTGTACCCAGTACCACGGACGTGTGAGATCCCAATTAAAGTGTATGTGACGGTATATTTGACATATAAAAGCTATAGGTCCTTTATTATTGTTACAGAAAGATCGATTTATATTACCTTTGGTCAGGTTGCATTGATGACAATTTTGTCGCGTGACAGCTAGCATATAAAACCAGCCACAATTCTAAATTCAGATGCCAAACACTTCTAATGTTCGTAAAGAACTGTATTGCATCAGAATTAAACGCAAGTGCAAATAGATGATAGGGGTTGTTTTTACGGCCAATGCTGATTCAGGAAAAGGGAGTGACTTAGTCACGATGTAAGGTCACAGAAGGGTCTTGTAATGACCCTGTTATAATGTCATTTCAAGGAGTGCCAACATTATTCAGTCGATAGTTAGACTTCGAAAAGTTGCTGAAAACATCATGCCATACACTGTACAATTAAGGGCGGTAGCTTCATATAAGCGTTTGTATACATATGCAACATGAAAACAGAAGTATGTTAAATTAATCAGATACGACGATATCACAGTTTTTCTGTTTTAACGCCTTCGACCTATACGAACTAGACTCCAAATTTGATCTTTGGACTTTTCTTATCGACACGTTTCATACTTATTTTAGCTCATATCAACTCTCACTGCATCAGAATATGATAATGCGGATAAAGTAACACGAATGCGTTGCCTCTATCATAGAATAATACAGCCATGTAAATTCTCATGGGACGACATGAATGCAGGCGCGCTGAACAGGCAATTGATTCTTGACTAATTATCTTTTGTCCATTATTTATCTACAAGACAGGCAATCATCCATACTATATACTGTTGTAGAGGCTTTTGATGTAGTGTCAGACTGTGCAAAAACGTGGAATGGCTTGTGCCCGGCTACGCTCTCTCCGAACACGCGTCTGACGCTGAGCCAAAAACGCATGCTTTGTCAAGCACCACCATTGATTGAGTCTACGTAGACTGAAAATCCATAGCTATTGGTTAATTTGAACATAAGCAAACAAGGTTCTCTCTTAACCTTTGAGTTATGTATGGTCGATTTGTCGAGAGGCAACGTTGAAAAAGCTCTAAATCTTGCCGAGCTTTTTGCTTCTGGTCGTTAAACGGAGTAGAAAAGTAACAGCTTGGGGTGAGTATTTCTCAGGTGCCGAGTCAAGGTCTTGTCGCAAGAAATGAAAGATTAGAGATCAAGAATGGGCTTTTTAGCCATAAGTAGGGCATGTAAAACACAAGTTTGATCGAGATCTGGAGAAGCTCACCCTACAACAATTCTAGACCACCGACGCTGAGCTAGAAATCATGTCTAAACAGGAGCATCGTTTGGTGGTGTTAAAGTAGACGGAAAATCAAAGACTTATCGGTTGCTTCAGGGTATACGTTTGAAGTTATGTGTTTATGCGTTCGCTAAAGAAACTCAGAAGATAATGTTGCACTTGGCGTTGGATTGCTGAATCATGTTCTTCAATGTTTGGCAGGCAGAATTCAAAATAGTTTTCACTTGAGACAATTTTAGTGCACCATGTATGTCAGGAACACTTTCAGTACATTCAGTGTGTGTTTTATTTagcaatcaaatatcttgtatACAATATGAAAGGGCAAGTTTAACCTTTTGTCGCAACAGTGCAAAAAGTGAACCCTGGCGTGTTTTTCTGTAAACAGTTACTATGTGCATGTGCAACAGGTATTTTCATGACTTGTTCTTCACCATATATCCTGGTGTTTTGGATagtagcatattttgtttttattctctaCCCTGTGCTAAGAAAGACTTTACTTTTTCTTCTTGGATGGGTTTTATTCCATATGCTGAAAGGAGACTGTCGCAACGTCTTCAAATTAAACTGACATACTCATACTAGCAAACGATCTAAGGTCATACCAGGGTCATACCATGTGACCTTGTTACTATGTCATTAGAAGCACTCAACGGAGAAACATTACTGCGTTAGTGTCAACATGATTAATTCGATAGTTAGAGTTTGAAAAGTTATTGATAAAATCATACCATACACGGTACATGTAGAGGCAAGAGCTCCATATCAGTGTATATGATAGAATAAATACAACATGAAATGGAAGGCGACTGCATCATTGTTTCAAAAGGAATGGTGATCTTGTTCAGAACACGGGTTTGATTGATGACGTTTCACAGACGAGAAGTAATGTAAGCGTGTACTTGcgtttttgtgttattggtactaGAATCAACTCAGATCCTGCAGAAACATGGAATGACTGCAGTCTGGTGAAGCTTACTCTGAAATATTTTTAGATTATAGATGCTGAGCTAGAAATTATATTTAATCAGAAGCAGAGTTCGCGTGGTGTTTACGTAGACTCTTAATTATAAACGTATCGGTTGCTTCAGGTTATTCCTAAGCATTTGCCTGTTTATGCGTTCAGTGATAAAACTCAGAATTTGAAGTTTGCACTTGGCGTTGGTTTGCTGGCAGGCAGAATTCAAAATAGTTTTCACTTGAGACAATTTTAGTGCACCATGTATGTCAGGAACACTTTCAGTACGTTCAGTGTGTGTTTTATTTAGCAATCTAATATCttgtataaaatatgaaagGGCAAGTTTAACCTTTTGTCGCAACAGTGCAAACAGTGGACCCTGGCGAGTTTTCCTATAAATACTTATTGTGCGCATGTGTAACAGATGTATTGATGACTTGTTCTTCACATTATATCCTGGTGTTTTGGATAGTATGTTGCCGTGATTTTATCCTTTGCTCTGTGGTTAGAAAGACAATGTATTTTTCTTCTCGAATTGGTTTTATTCGGTATGCTTAAAAGAGGCCGTTGAAAAatcttcaaatcactgtcatACATATACTAGCAAACCATGTAAGGTCATAGAAGGGTCATTTAGTGACCTTGTTATCATGTCACTAGAAGCACTAAACTGAGAAAAATTACTGCTTTAGTTTCAACATAGTTCGTTCGATAGTTAGACTTCGAACCTTTGTTAATAACGTTATACCATACACGGTACATGTAGGGGCAGGAGCTCCATGTCAGCATGATTGAACGTACACAACATGAAATGAAAGGCAACTGCATCATTGTTTCAAAAAGAATGATGCTCATGTTCAGAATGTAGTTTGATAATAGATGAGTTGCTGAAAGTTGATAGATGAATATTAAAACCACATGAATGCTTGGTATTAAACATGCCAAAACTGTCAAACATTGCgatcatgaaaattattttgcatcAGATTACAAATCAGGTGCACGCAAATATGCAACAAATGTTAGCGGATAATGATGTCATGGAACGTAAAATAAACCTATACTGTGCATACACACGTTATTTGTGTCGGAAGTTTACCGGTACAATTAGTCATCGTCACCTTCCCTGCAACTATAGTGGCCCCGAGGCCGTTTTGTCAGTGATGTACCTGAATATAATCATCATCGCCGGAGTTATGATCTGCTTCTCCAAAGTCATCCGGCAGTACTGGCAAAGTAAACGACCTTCCCGCTTCCGGAACACACTACTGATATTCTCGCTAAGTTAGTTCCATAAACCTTGTGTCTAGTTTTTGTCTCTTGACCATATTTGTTTGTATCGCAGGATTACTAATTTCGTAATTGAATCAGGTTGATTCGTGTATCTCCACCGATCTTCACAGCATAGTGGAGCCAAGCTGGACCGGGTACGCGGGCTCTCCGAGTCATACCTACCAGACACTGTACCGTACTGTCGTACGCATTTGGTGACATCGACACTGCACACGGCACTGATGGCCTCACATGAcgtcatgtcacgtgaccatttCGCGGCCAATAtgaattcagatttttttctgaGGACCTGTATTTCGAATGTTTTAtgtatgaaatataatattaaagaaatggatacccaaaataatttttaatgatttgggtATAATGGCTTTTTTACTAAACAACTGTATTaagttcaaattaaacaaaatcaggtAATATATGGACTTTAAGAAACGTATAAAGAACAATGTTCATTGACTTCGTCCATGCAGAGGTCACGCACACACTATTTataaatttcctttgtttttcttcaattATGTTACAGCACGTGTGAATTTAAGGATACTGTAGAGGTCAAGAAAAAAATGGCAGCTCATCTTcttgcgacttcaaaactgacTCAAAGTTACTGCCATACGCCAAGTCAACGGCGACTCAGCGGTAAGACCATTGGTCAACTGTTTGATCTAACCAGTAATGCTTATCCAAAGAGAGAAGCAATAACTTACTTTCCAAAGGATGGTGACGTCAAACGTTTATCATTCGAGGAACTGAGGCTTCAAGTTGATAGATTTGGCGAAGGGCTTATGAAACTCGGTGTACAAAAAGGCGAAAAGCTAGGAATACTTGTTGGCAGACGATACGAGTACATCGTGGCCTATTTAGGTATCATGAAGGCAGGTCTAATAGCTGTCCGCCTTCTTACCTTCTCAAAAGCCGATCAGCTaatatatcaaataaataaagtCGGCTGTGATATGTTGGTCATTGATAGCGATGGTTTAGCCAAAATCCGAGAATTACTTCCAGAAGTTGAATCCGTAAGTAAACCGTACTGCAGAGAACCTCTTCCAAGTGTTCGGTTCTTCATCAATATTGATTCTGCAGAGACACGAGGAGCCTGTCTTTCCCTAAACAGTATCCTCAGCATGTCATCGGACCATTTGAAAGAGATCAGGGTTGAAAATGAACTTCAACTTGACAATCCTTGTGTCATCTTCTTCAGCTCTGGCAGTACTGGACATCCAAAAGCCATTGTGCACTCCAACCGCTCCATTTCTGAATGTGTCGTAACCATGTCTGATTACAAAACATCATATAATGACGATGAGCGTGGTTGTCATCTGGGTTCCGTTACATGGTACTCCATTGTGTTAGAGTGCACCTTTGCTCCAATGATTGTAGCTGGAGATAGGTTTGTTCTAACCGAGTCACAAGACGTCGATACCATTCTAAGCGTCATAAGTCTAGAAAGATGCACATCCGTGGCTCTTTTCCCTCTTCTTGCATTTGAGATAGCATACACAAAGGGCGAAGGTATCGACCTTTCATCACTGAAAGAAGCTGGCGTTGGTGGAAATACTTTTCCATCAGATACTCTAACAAAATTAAGAaagtttaatattcaaaatattaccATTTGCTATGGGGCAACTGAACCGAATGTAGCCACTTTTCATCTAAAAGGCGAAGAGAAGACATGGATAGTGGGGCGACCAATTCCACACTGCGAAGTTAAGATCGTTGACGATAACTTCTATACAGTACCGGTCAACACTGAGGGCGAAGTCTGTATTCGAAGTCCGTATGTTTTCCAGTGCTACTTTGGCGAGGAAGAGCAAACAAAGGCCGTGAAAACAGAATCGGGGTGGGTGAAGACTGGAGATGCTGGAATCATGCTTGACGATGGAAGAATTCGAGTGCTGGGAAGGAAAGACGACTGCATTATAAAGGATGCCAAAAACATATATCCTTCAGAAATAGAGCGCTATCTCTTCGGTCATAGTAAGGTGAAGCTTTGCCAGGCAGTAGCCATTCCTGACCAAAAAGTGGTTAACGAGATAGGTTTATGTCTGGTCTTAAAACCTGAAACAGAGTGCGCCGAAAAGGAAATTCTTGACGTCATGGAGACGCATTTAGATGAATTCCTCATtcctaaatatattttttgagaGTTTTCCAGCCACTTATACGGGGAATATTAAACGTAATGAAGTGATGAGAATGGCAGTAGAGAGATTAAATCTGAAGAAATAATTGCATTAAGACACTGGTATTTACGGTCCTGTATAGAATTATAGTTTGTTAAAAGCTATGTAATGCATATTTAGATACAAGGTGACGTATTATTCTGCTTAACTTTTCGTTTTTATGCTTTCTTCACAAACGATTAattgaatactccgacgtactGGTAACGTAGtggtaaaatattattgatacaGTACATAGTGCAGACGggcattcaaaatatttatatcgATTCCAAGCAACTGCTTACtcttttctagatttaaaaTGACTAGAACAGACATATTAAAGAAGGCATAGATTTCTTGCTACAAAAATAATAGTTGCAGTACGTAATCCAAGATACATGCACACTCTTCTGTGATTATGGGTCATGACCCCTTTGTGTTTTGACCACATTCATTAACACACATCGAACGAATTAGTAGTGTGCCTCAAGATTTAATCACTTCAGGGCAAAACAGAATGAGTTACTTTAAAGTATGCCTCTTTCGTTTAGAGTACTCATTAAAGAGTGGTTTTCATAATGTAGTTTGTCAAGCTGCCTTTATGACATTTGATTTAAGGATCAAGAAACAAAATTTCACTGATAGAACGCCGTGATTGTgacaactttcaaattaaccTCACTTTCAAAAGACACAGGCTTCTCATCTGGCCTCAGGTAGCGTATCATCTTTTCAAAGATGGTAATCATCTATTTCAATATCATTTACTTGCTtcaaaaaaaagtttaacttttttcctaGTAGGGTTCGTCGGACTCAACTTTCTGGACATTTGGAGTTTTGTGCCGTCCCTTCTAATGTAATTTTTGTATAATTAGACATTCCCTAAATTTCGCTTTCAGTTTCAATAAATTTCGTTTAAAGAAAATTGCTGATTCCACTATCTCTTTCTGTCGTAACAGTAGATTTGCGTTATTTTAGCAGTGATTAAAGAAATcattcattttctttgaaattaagTATTTAAGGATAAACTCAGATTACAATGCTAAAAGCAACAGGTGAAAAAGACGGAGAATGTCTTCCATTAGTACATACGCGATTGTGTAGTACCTTAACCCAAAGCTTGGCATCACTTTATTCTTGCGTTTGCCAATGCTCTTCGGCCAAACTTGTCGTCGATAAAGATTAATCCAATCCTTTATGCAAATCTTGAGATAAGGATTGTGTCAAAGCTTGGAGCCGGATTTTTGCCAAATCTAAAATCAAACGTACCTGGGATTAAGCTTCAGTGAAGCTTGGCATTTTAACCTTCACCTGAGGGCAAACaacaaattttaaagtttttcgTATGGCCGGAAAAAGCAGACACGCAGTTTGGTTGATATAGCGTTCTATTCGAGTTATGTGTccaaaatgcggacaaattgtGTACTAATAACCCCCTTTTTCTTACATGCATACGTTAGTTATATCATTTTCCTGGCTTCATTCTGATATTTGATATGCAATCGACAGAAATAGACCCTTGTTGAATCGCGCCGTACTCATATAGAAAGTTAGTTGCAAAGGAGTGATGGCAACCGTCAGTTTCActttttgatattattccgcttttgggccattccacttcaccGGGTGAGTGTGGTAAAATTTCAGATTAAATTACATAATTATTAAGATGTCAATATGGGTTTCCATAATTTGAAAGATGCTTATATTTATGTAAAGTACCGCGTTGAATGTGAAACATAGGCCGGAGTGGTGTAAAGTGAATAATTTTTCTACTCTGAAAAATATTCACGGCCCTTCATGAAAGTTACGAAATCGACCTCGCGCAGCTCACGGAGGAAAATCTTCAGATATCTGTACGGCCTCTGTACGAATGAAATTTGGATATACGTTTAATAGTAGTTGTGCCAGTCAGTTCATCTTCAAGTCATTTTCCATGTTtatcatcttagaaaggaatttatGAGCATATTAGGGGAAATTTGAAGTGGGTACAGCTTCGTTACTTCTATAATAGTATTGTGTACATTTGTTGCAATATACGAATAAATAATTTCAAtggtatttacatcgtctgcttgtacatttttgtcactGGCTTGTCTAAATATGACCAAACTTGTTTAAACGACCTACATGAGAGTTTGTCTTTGTAGGGAGTATCTTTACTAGTGATGTGCTTTGTGTCAAAAACTTAAACGGGGCTGGATCACGAGCCTGAGTCACTACGAATAGTAAAGTTTGGTG contains the following coding sequences:
- the LOC139129677 gene encoding medium-chain acyl-CoA ligase ACSF2, mitochondrial-like — encoded protein: MAAHLLATSKLTQSYCHTPSQRRLSGKTIGQLFDLTSNAYPKREAITYFPKDGDVKRLSFEELRLQVDRFGEGLMKLGVQKGEKLGILVGRRYEYIVAYLGIMKAGLIAVRLLTFSKADQLIYQINKVGCDMLVIDSDGLAKIRELLPEVESVSKPYCREPLPSVRFFINIDSAETRGACLSLNSILSMSSDHLKEIRVENELQLDNPCVIFFSSGSTGHPKAIVHSNRSISECVVTMSDYKTSYNDDERGCHLGSVTWYSIVLECTFAPMIVAGDRFVLTESQDVDTILSVISLERCTSVALFPLLAFEIAYTKGEGIDLSSLKEAGVGGNTFPSDTLTKLRKFNIQNITICYGATEPNVATFHLKGEEKTWIVGRPIPHCEVKIVDDNFYTVPVNTEGEVCIRSPYVFQCYFGEEEQTKAVKTESGWVKTGDAGIMLDDGRIRVLGRKDDCIIKDAKNIYPSEIERYLFGHSKVKLCQAVAIPDQKVVNEIGLCLVLKPETECAEKEILDVMETHLDEFLIPKYIF